The following are encoded together in the uncultured Sphaerochaeta sp. genome:
- a CDS encoding efflux RND transporter permease subunit, which produces MKISHFAVRHPAVIGMLLIALITFGLYALTGLNVEFMADISLPTVEVLAVYPGASAEDVERDVSKVLEEHFVTLPDFKSIESTSSGSFSWVTITFRDGVDPYDMLGEIRNRIRQMEADLPDNLEGEPVAIVGSATMLPVMMFSVEAGEDTSHLSSYVEDTLIPRITRIQGVAEVSVTGMQSQEVGVTAKTEALTARGISMLQVYQVLQYANMRLPVGDAVWHGNSANLRYDGSLESLGQLKDLPIGATEGGEMIRLGHVADITFRSAEMVAYADANQVPRVVISVTRRSDGNTLSIVREIKKILAEAQEETGGATSFQILSDDSKNIIASLMKVSQSGLLGILMAVFVIFLFLSDPRATITIALSIPLSILFTFIGMRVAGVTINLMSLSGIVVALGMVVDGSIVMLEQVMRLHKGHKIPSEEALHRGADLVGSPILASTTTTLAVFIPLSLLSGIVGSILRDVALTLILALVASLLVALVVVPFILRLVLNVPEKVRKREPRFSLFLDRLEGGYRKGLAWSLTNRKFILTLALLSLALVILAGGLLGLTFIPSTDNGDFNIALTFPQGYSLEQTRDRALEAQALVSSQVPEIDSIVLFSGQGTGFGFSSPNQASIRVVLVPTKERKRSVHEIINEVQYLLSSSIVDATVNTTNGGFDALVGYISGGGGYGLKLVGENMELLYETAESLRVKLQEDPEVLVASIDTSYDANILVMDMSHQLMSNLGVNSSEAGLTANLLFQGMEVGNLTSAEGNRYPIRLESDLKGLPITSSTLLSAEVPASTGELISFASLAELREERAVSRIIREDREKTVTLSATLISEDTKGVSARMQDHLAKHPLPEGVKTASGGLMELIADSTKPMATALAIAVFLVYTVMVIQFERFRQPLIVMASIPFSLIGVILGLLLFGSSISLISFMALIALGGIVVNNGIILIDAINVLRRERANQGDESLEMLRMSVANGGASRLRPILMTTLTTMLGVIPMALATGEGAAIYAPLGQAIAGGLLSSTLITLFIIPILYYMTERRIIMKRQHRRDSR; this is translated from the coding sequence ATGAAGATTTCCCACTTTGCAGTGCGACACCCGGCGGTTATCGGGATGCTTCTCATTGCCTTGATCACCTTCGGTCTCTATGCCCTGACTGGTCTGAATGTTGAGTTCATGGCTGATATCAGTCTTCCTACCGTGGAAGTCCTCGCAGTCTATCCTGGAGCAAGCGCCGAAGATGTGGAGAGGGATGTAAGCAAGGTGCTCGAAGAGCACTTTGTCACCCTCCCTGATTTCAAGAGTATTGAATCAACAAGCAGTGGTTCATTCTCCTGGGTAACCATCACCTTCCGAGATGGGGTGGACCCGTACGATATGCTTGGGGAAATCCGTAACCGTATCAGGCAGATGGAAGCAGACCTTCCCGACAATCTTGAGGGAGAGCCGGTAGCAATCGTAGGTAGTGCCACCATGCTTCCGGTGATGATGTTCAGTGTTGAGGCAGGAGAGGATACCAGCCATCTCTCCTCCTATGTGGAAGATACCCTCATTCCCAGGATTACCAGAATTCAGGGAGTTGCTGAGGTGTCAGTAACGGGTATGCAGTCACAAGAAGTGGGTGTTACAGCAAAGACCGAGGCCCTGACAGCAAGAGGAATCTCTATGCTACAGGTGTATCAGGTGCTCCAGTATGCCAATATGCGCCTGCCTGTAGGGGACGCAGTATGGCATGGGAACAGTGCAAATCTCCGCTATGACGGGAGCCTGGAATCCCTTGGACAGTTGAAGGACCTTCCTATCGGGGCAACCGAAGGGGGGGAGATGATCAGGCTTGGCCATGTGGCAGACATTACCTTCAGATCTGCAGAGATGGTTGCCTATGCCGATGCGAACCAGGTTCCACGGGTCGTGATCTCAGTAACCAGACGCAGTGATGGCAATACCCTTTCCATTGTTCGGGAGATCAAGAAGATTCTCGCAGAAGCACAAGAGGAAACGGGAGGGGCTACCTCGTTCCAGATACTCAGTGATGACAGCAAGAACATCATTGCCTCCCTGATGAAGGTTTCCCAGTCAGGACTACTCGGCATCCTTATGGCTGTGTTTGTCATCTTTCTGTTCCTGAGCGATCCAAGGGCGACCATCACGATTGCACTCTCCATTCCTCTCAGTATTCTCTTTACCTTCATCGGCATGCGCGTGGCCGGGGTCACGATCAATTTGATGAGCCTCTCGGGAATTGTGGTAGCCCTGGGCATGGTGGTGGATGGCTCCATCGTCATGCTTGAACAAGTGATGCGATTACACAAGGGACACAAAATACCCAGTGAGGAAGCACTGCACCGTGGTGCAGACTTGGTGGGCTCCCCTATCCTTGCCTCCACCACCACGACGCTCGCTGTATTCATCCCACTCTCCCTGCTCTCAGGCATTGTAGGATCAATCCTCCGTGACGTTGCCCTTACCTTGATCCTTGCCCTGGTAGCAAGCCTTTTGGTGGCATTGGTGGTCGTCCCCTTTATCCTTCGCTTGGTTCTAAATGTTCCAGAAAAGGTGAGAAAAAGAGAGCCTCGCTTCTCCCTATTCCTTGATCGTCTTGAAGGCGGATATCGCAAGGGTCTGGCATGGAGCTTAACCAACCGGAAATTCATCCTGACCCTTGCCCTTCTCTCTCTAGCCTTGGTCATCTTGGCAGGAGGCCTCCTGGGGCTTACCTTCATCCCCTCAACTGATAATGGCGATTTCAACATTGCTCTCACATTTCCCCAAGGATACAGCCTGGAGCAGACCAGGGATCGGGCGCTAGAAGCCCAAGCCTTGGTGAGCTCACAGGTCCCAGAAATTGATTCCATTGTACTCTTTTCCGGACAAGGAACTGGGTTTGGTTTCTCATCTCCCAACCAGGCAAGTATCCGCGTTGTGTTGGTGCCAACCAAGGAACGTAAGCGTTCTGTGCATGAGATCATCAATGAGGTGCAGTATCTGCTCTCATCCAGCATTGTTGACGCCACAGTCAACACCACAAACGGAGGTTTTGATGCCCTGGTTGGATACATCTCGGGGGGTGGCGGCTATGGGCTGAAGCTTGTCGGCGAGAATATGGAACTTCTGTATGAGACAGCAGAGTCACTGAGGGTGAAACTGCAGGAAGATCCAGAGGTCCTCGTTGCCAGTATCGACACCAGTTATGATGCAAACATCCTGGTCATGGATATGTCCCACCAGCTTATGAGCAACCTTGGGGTGAACAGCAGCGAGGCGGGGCTGACAGCCAACCTCCTATTTCAGGGAATGGAGGTTGGCAATCTCACGAGTGCAGAGGGAAACCGGTATCCAATCAGGCTGGAGTCAGACCTCAAGGGATTACCCATCACCAGTTCCACCCTTCTCTCCGCAGAAGTTCCAGCATCCACCGGTGAGCTTATCAGCTTTGCCAGCTTGGCAGAGCTGAGAGAGGAGCGGGCAGTGAGCCGTATCATCCGCGAGGACAGGGAGAAAACCGTAACACTCTCTGCAACGCTTATCAGCGAAGATACCAAAGGAGTGTCTGCAAGGATGCAGGACCACCTAGCTAAACACCCGCTCCCTGAAGGGGTCAAGACAGCAAGTGGCGGGTTGATGGAACTCATCGCAGACTCTACCAAACCGATGGCTACCGCCCTCGCCATTGCTGTCTTCCTCGTCTATACCGTAATGGTCATCCAGTTCGAGAGATTCCGTCAGCCTTTGATCGTCATGGCATCCATCCCATTCAGCTTAATCGGGGTGATCCTAGGTCTCCTTCTATTTGGTTCATCCATCTCCTTGATTAGTTTCATGGCCCTCATTGCTCTCGGTGGAATTGTAGTGAACAATGGCATCATCCTGATCGATGCTATCAATGTGCTGAGAAGAGAGAGGGCAAACCAGG
- a CDS encoding efflux RND transporter periplasmic adaptor subunit, producing MGKRSFFVFLRYFILLLGTAMIAYGIMQFSSKGLAEKTPTPVPVTTAKAEYGTLQESISLTAHVQSDHMVALLPLVSGELEAVSFELGDHVEKDQVLAQIDSEPYEQQRAQAASAKAVAQTTFTRVERLFQAKAVTEQVYEEAKANRDATLAQWELAELQMKNTAIKAPISGTVIEKYASEGNIASSQQPITLIADLDSLSVKAQIPSYYFDIIQAQKEQLHIQVSRTDASGKVHLAQARLKAIAPSINPSSNTFSLVSTLQEQGGSFVPGMAVTIRIVYNQIEGVYLLGQEDRTVDGSFYVYDETTNTARYEKLAIIAENDSLVAIDPAYKDASFIVGGQHTVLDGQTVSVQQTR from the coding sequence TTGGGAAAACGATCGTTCTTCGTCTTTCTTCGCTATTTCATTCTCCTGCTCGGTACAGCCATGATCGCCTACGGCATCATGCAGTTCTCGAGCAAGGGCCTTGCAGAAAAAACCCCTACCCCGGTTCCGGTCACCACTGCAAAAGCGGAGTATGGTACACTGCAAGAGAGCATCTCTCTTACTGCACACGTCCAAAGCGACCACATGGTTGCGCTCCTACCCTTGGTAAGTGGAGAACTAGAGGCCGTCTCCTTTGAACTGGGAGACCATGTTGAGAAAGACCAAGTACTGGCACAGATAGACAGTGAACCCTATGAGCAACAACGTGCACAAGCAGCATCAGCAAAAGCAGTAGCCCAAACAACCTTCACGCGAGTTGAGAGACTCTTTCAGGCAAAGGCAGTCACTGAGCAGGTTTATGAGGAAGCAAAGGCAAACAGGGATGCGACCCTGGCTCAGTGGGAACTGGCAGAATTGCAGATGAAGAATACTGCAATCAAAGCACCGATATCCGGAACAGTCATCGAAAAGTACGCATCAGAGGGAAATATTGCTTCCTCCCAGCAGCCTATAACACTGATAGCTGATCTTGATTCCTTGAGTGTAAAGGCACAGATCCCCTCTTACTATTTCGACATCATCCAAGCACAGAAGGAACAGTTGCATATCCAGGTAAGCAGAACGGATGCCTCGGGCAAAGTGCATCTAGCCCAGGCAAGACTCAAGGCAATCGCTCCCTCCATCAACCCCTCATCGAATACCTTCTCACTGGTCAGCACACTCCAAGAGCAAGGTGGATCGTTTGTGCCAGGGATGGCCGTGACGATCCGAATCGTTTACAACCAAATTGAAGGGGTATATCTCCTGGGGCAAGAGGACCGTACTGTCGATGGTTCCTTCTATGTATATGATGAGACAACCAACACAGCGCGCTATGAGAAACTTGCCATCATTGCTGAGAATGACTCCCTTGTAGCCATTGATCCAGCCTATAAGGATGCATCCTTCATCGTAGGTGGACAGCATACGGTACTGGATGGACAGACAGTCTCCGTCCAGCAAACCAGGTAG
- a CDS encoding D-2-hydroxyacid dehydrogenase produces MRTIEILFLTSTHFRPDEAEISLLKERYPQVSLTVVEGTDYTREQLAKAEILVGTPRRHDLKEAKNLRWFQAQSSGVTPFVDTSLYVHDNIILTNAKGTYGRQIADHVLGMIIAFNHNLLTYHDQMKQKNWASHWPTKDLWDSTLLIIGYGDIGTNLALRAKAHEMRVVVVKRTAMEVPSHVDAIYTSDSLDEVLPQADYVAVCAAATPDTENLLDQKRLQSMKNGSILINVARGSLVDEEALVELLSDGHIAAAGLDVTQEEPLREKSPLWTLPNVLITPHASGFSKSDPHQVFALFLENLGHYLGDRKMKNLVDFSRKY; encoded by the coding sequence ATGAGAACCATTGAAATACTCTTTCTCACCAGCACCCATTTTCGCCCTGATGAAGCAGAGATCTCCCTCCTTAAAGAGCGTTACCCTCAGGTCTCCCTGACCGTTGTTGAAGGAACAGACTATACCAGAGAGCAACTAGCCAAGGCAGAGATCCTGGTGGGCACCCCAAGGCGCCATGACCTGAAGGAAGCCAAGAACCTCCGCTGGTTCCAAGCTCAGAGCAGTGGGGTCACCCCCTTTGTCGATACTTCGCTGTATGTCCATGATAATATCATCCTCACCAATGCAAAAGGAACCTATGGCAGGCAGATTGCCGACCATGTGCTGGGTATGATCATTGCATTCAATCACAACCTCTTGACCTATCATGATCAGATGAAGCAGAAGAACTGGGCGAGCCACTGGCCTACAAAGGACCTGTGGGACAGTACCCTGCTTATCATCGGGTATGGGGATATTGGAACCAATCTAGCATTGCGAGCAAAAGCCCATGAGATGCGCGTAGTCGTGGTGAAGAGAACCGCTATGGAGGTCCCCTCACATGTCGATGCCATCTACACTTCTGATTCTTTGGATGAGGTGCTCCCTCAGGCAGATTATGTAGCGGTTTGTGCGGCAGCAACCCCCGACACAGAGAATCTGCTTGATCAAAAAAGACTCCAAAGCATGAAAAATGGTTCAATCCTGATCAATGTCGCTCGTGGCTCGCTCGTCGATGAGGAAGCATTGGTTGAACTCTTGAGCGATGGTCATATTGCTGCGGCCGGCTTGGATGTCACCCAGGAAGAACCACTGCGGGAAAAGAGTCCGCTGTGGACACTCCCCAATGTCCTGATCACCCCGCATGCAAGCGGATTCTCTAAGAGTGACCCACATCAGGTCTTTGCTCTATTCCTAGAGAACCTGGGCCACTATCTGGGGGACCGAAAGATGAAGAATCTAGTAGATTTCTCAAGGAAGTACTGA
- a CDS encoding GGDEF domain-containing protein, with product MRNGRILSWKHMLFLLLLLIIGTSLSFPAFHLIRRTRAVLTEEVGSKAVDIAHSISSILEMDIGMYRKLSETDELNKDDELWYYYQKLNGMMRSIKSKADADFIFTGIYIDDQTSGYILDGEDPESDLFSPFGSTDGMNTTELLAYKQHKSMASDLETDPVWGSFLTGYSPIIDSRDGTMVGLVGVDYSADFILGRLERIAQILIISFSLITLLATTAFESIILIAHEKAHTDELTKLGNKRAFNRALKHLHSHATRFKRPYAILLIDIDLFKNINDEYGHPVGDKVLFAVAKALLYASPNIDLCFRYGGDEFAVLIPQAEDIQALGVKHMIQEEVRNIIIPELGMQPFAVSIGSKVWNKGASIEDMISEADVNLYKEKRNSASSLS from the coding sequence ATGCGAAATGGCCGCATCTTGTCCTGGAAACATATGCTCTTTCTTCTCCTCCTCTTGATCATCGGCACCTCATTGTCTTTTCCCGCCTTCCATCTCATACGCCGTACCAGAGCAGTACTGACCGAAGAGGTAGGGTCAAAAGCGGTGGATATCGCTCACTCCATTTCTTCAATCCTGGAGATGGATATTGGCATGTACCGAAAGCTCTCTGAAACTGACGAGTTGAACAAGGATGATGAGCTTTGGTACTATTACCAGAAACTAAACGGTATGATGCGATCGATTAAAAGCAAAGCTGATGCTGATTTCATCTTTACGGGCATTTATATTGATGACCAAACCAGTGGGTATATCCTTGACGGGGAAGATCCAGAGAGTGACCTCTTTTCCCCTTTTGGAAGTACTGACGGGATGAACACCACTGAGCTTTTGGCCTACAAACAACACAAGAGCATGGCCAGTGACCTGGAAACCGATCCTGTGTGGGGCTCTTTTCTCACCGGATACAGTCCAATCATTGATTCTCGTGACGGAACCATGGTGGGGCTGGTAGGGGTCGATTACTCAGCAGATTTCATCCTAGGACGTCTTGAGCGTATTGCTCAAATACTGATTATTAGTTTTTCATTGATCACCTTGCTGGCAACCACTGCGTTCGAATCAATCATCCTCATTGCGCACGAGAAAGCCCATACTGATGAACTCACCAAACTCGGGAATAAACGAGCTTTCAATCGTGCTTTAAAACACCTCCATTCCCATGCAACGCGGTTTAAACGCCCCTATGCAATACTCCTGATAGATATCGATCTATTCAAGAACATCAATGATGAATATGGGCATCCCGTTGGGGATAAGGTATTGTTTGCAGTGGCAAAAGCACTGTTATATGCCTCACCGAATATTGATCTCTGCTTTCGTTATGGAGGTGATGAGTTTGCAGTACTCATCCCACAAGCAGAAGACATACAAGCTCTGGGTGTAAAACATATGATTCAGGAAGAGGTGAGAAATATCATCATACCAGAACTTGGAATGCAACCCTTTGCGGTAAGTATTGGATCCAAGGTCTGGAACAAAGGAGCCAGTATCGAGGATATGATCAGTGAGGCTGATGTCAATCTATATAAGGAAAAGCGCAACAGCGCGTCCTCCCTCTCGTAA
- a CDS encoding immunoglobulin domain-containing protein has protein sequence MKKSKAIIPIIIISLLLILLSSCSDLLMQLGEHGKAQLELSDGSLGVLVIQVTPEKSFEEDIATVERGESVSFTALVETADYEQSPTFCWYLDGEKLTINSPGTTLSTNTLELDTSTIPVGTSEVRLAILGGDTPVAMVQKTLSLVITENSQEH, from the coding sequence ATGAAGAAAAGCAAAGCAATTATTCCCATCATTATTATTAGTTTGTTGCTGATTCTACTCTCCTCGTGCAGTGACTTACTCATGCAACTTGGAGAGCACGGGAAGGCCCAGCTTGAACTCTCTGATGGCAGTCTTGGCGTACTGGTGATCCAAGTCACGCCTGAAAAAAGCTTTGAAGAGGATATTGCAACCGTTGAAAGAGGAGAATCAGTCTCCTTCACTGCTTTGGTGGAAACTGCCGATTATGAACAGTCCCCCACCTTCTGCTGGTACTTGGATGGAGAGAAACTAACCATAAATTCTCCAGGAACTACTCTCTCGACAAACACCCTGGAACTTGATACCAGTACTATCCCAGTAGGCACATCGGAAGTACGATTGGCAATACTCGGGGGTGATACTCCCGTAGCAATGGTCCAAAAGACACTGAGTCTCGTGATTACTGAAAACTCACAGGAACACTGA
- a CDS encoding LuxR C-terminal-related transcriptional regulator, which yields MIEPEKQYLLRRQQLQRSLKAIDTVPLLVAIATIGYGKTTAINQLMEMHPQMRFAYVNLPHETSNTDYLWKRIIKRFHLVVPELGRELDAFPVPRTVEERELCAEVVGCVLRDDPLVLVLDDYHHAKSKDLDLLIEHFAQYPKLGLHILVLSRTSVSLPVDELVLKGSCKTLYADAFQFTQEDIHTYAGLYGVLLTPAQEYQLLTMSEGWIAAIHLILQQFRNTGRLAPSASLYRLIAGSEIPRYSKQKFWLLQILSALQEFNASLASTVCRCDISPLMAEQFEYESSFIYHDEENGMYRMHPLFREYLQKEYAKNSYQQQGSEARSCPSLITLETIYSRAGRWYLERQTPVLGFSYLLKAHAYDTIMEEFSKASRNRLLDAEPSFIVSLFNVIPDEVRNRHFYPWLAYIGFYITNIDITAAETLLAEFQSVLHTRRKSLSEQQVQAIEGEMALIKAYGMFNDANEMSRCFQQAFRLLGGRSRIADKDKIITFGSPHALYLYHRRKGSLDETLRTVIGMFPFYSEIAGGCGKGFDDLLGAECSLERGELQKAELFSYRSFYKASSLDQHEVILSSQFCLARLAVAKGNIQEARSIMELQREKIARLNSPILQASYELCVAYIASMVNNRDEIAPWIREGMLDSSSILYHGKGFIYVVYGKYLLMQKSYIQVEVFAERMKEIMSQFSNQIGYLHAYIQEAAAKYMIYGLQSAEIPLIRALEIGFADDIVVPFAEYSSDIMDILMEIKKRYRSGLLLPHSAQSIAFSSYLEKVISLVLDYFASMKDCQDDANVLALLSKRELEILTLLIQGKTNQSIARELFVAEVTVRKHLTALYKKLDVRGRAEAVRRALELGIA from the coding sequence ATGATTGAACCGGAAAAACAGTACTTGCTAAGACGCCAACAGTTGCAAAGATCCTTGAAGGCCATTGATACAGTTCCCTTACTAGTAGCTATAGCAACAATCGGATATGGGAAAACTACCGCTATCAACCAATTGATGGAGATGCATCCCCAGATGCGATTTGCCTATGTCAATCTGCCACATGAAACAAGTAATACAGACTATCTATGGAAGCGAATCATTAAGAGATTTCATCTGGTTGTTCCTGAGTTGGGAAGGGAACTGGATGCATTCCCTGTCCCTCGCACTGTTGAGGAGAGAGAACTCTGCGCAGAGGTTGTAGGTTGCGTACTACGAGATGATCCCTTGGTACTTGTTTTGGATGATTATCACCATGCAAAGAGCAAAGACTTGGACTTGCTCATAGAGCATTTTGCGCAATATCCCAAGCTAGGTTTGCATATTTTAGTACTATCTAGGACCAGTGTAAGCCTTCCTGTTGATGAGCTGGTACTTAAAGGGAGTTGTAAAACGCTCTACGCTGATGCATTTCAGTTTACTCAAGAGGATATCCATACCTACGCTGGATTATATGGGGTGCTGCTCACTCCTGCTCAAGAGTATCAACTACTTACCATGAGCGAAGGATGGATTGCCGCGATTCATCTTATATTGCAACAGTTTCGTAATACGGGAAGACTTGCTCCCAGTGCCTCCCTGTATCGGTTGATTGCAGGCAGCGAAATACCTCGTTATAGCAAGCAAAAATTCTGGTTGCTACAGATTCTTTCAGCCTTGCAGGAGTTCAATGCCTCCTTGGCAAGTACCGTTTGTAGGTGTGATATCTCACCCCTGATGGCTGAGCAGTTTGAATATGAGAGTTCATTTATCTACCACGATGAAGAGAACGGGATGTATCGTATGCATCCATTATTCAGGGAGTATTTGCAAAAAGAATATGCAAAGAACAGTTATCAACAGCAGGGTAGTGAAGCGAGGTCTTGTCCTTCCTTGATTACCCTGGAAACCATTTACTCCCGTGCAGGTAGGTGGTATCTTGAGCGACAAACTCCAGTCCTTGGTTTTTCGTACCTTCTGAAAGCTCATGCCTATGACACCATCATGGAGGAATTCTCCAAGGCTTCAAGAAATCGCCTCCTCGATGCAGAACCCTCCTTCATTGTCTCCTTGTTCAATGTCATCCCCGATGAGGTACGTAATCGTCATTTCTATCCATGGCTGGCTTATATTGGTTTCTACATCACCAATATTGACATTACAGCAGCTGAGACGTTGCTCGCTGAGTTTCAATCCGTCTTGCATACAAGGCGCAAATCGCTTAGCGAACAACAAGTTCAAGCAATAGAAGGAGAGATGGCACTTATCAAGGCCTATGGGATGTTCAATGATGCAAATGAGATGTCCAGGTGTTTTCAACAGGCTTTTCGGTTATTGGGAGGAAGATCAAGAATAGCCGACAAGGACAAGATTATTACCTTTGGTTCACCCCACGCGCTCTATCTCTACCACCGAAGAAAAGGGAGTCTTGATGAGACCCTGAGAACAGTAATTGGGATGTTCCCTTTTTATAGTGAAATTGCAGGAGGGTGTGGAAAGGGCTTTGATGACCTGCTGGGTGCAGAATGTAGTCTGGAGCGGGGTGAGTTGCAGAAAGCAGAGCTATTCTCTTACCGCTCTTTTTATAAGGCTTCTTCCCTGGATCAGCACGAGGTAATCCTCAGTTCCCAGTTTTGTCTTGCACGACTTGCAGTTGCCAAAGGAAATATCCAAGAGGCCAGATCCATTATGGAGCTGCAAAGAGAAAAAATCGCAAGGCTCAATAGTCCTATTCTCCAAGCCTCATATGAATTGTGTGTAGCCTATATAGCCTCAATGGTAAACAATCGTGACGAGATTGCCCCATGGATACGGGAAGGTATGTTGGATTCTTCATCAATTCTCTATCATGGAAAGGGATTCATTTATGTGGTCTATGGCAAGTATCTATTGATGCAGAAATCATATATACAGGTAGAGGTTTTTGCCGAGCGTATGAAAGAGATTATGAGCCAATTTTCCAATCAAATCGGATACCTCCATGCATATATTCAGGAAGCTGCTGCCAAATATATGATCTATGGACTCCAGAGCGCAGAAATTCCTTTGATCAGGGCCTTGGAAATTGGGTTTGCCGACGATATTGTTGTACCCTTCGCTGAGTACAGTTCTGATATTATGGACATCCTGATGGAAATAAAGAAGCGGTACCGCTCTGGTTTGTTGCTTCCCCATAGTGCACAATCAATTGCCTTCTCATCCTATCTCGAGAAGGTTATCTCGCTGGTGCTCGATTACTTTGCTTCCATGAAGGATTGCCAGGATGATGCAAATGTTCTTGCATTGCTCAGTAAGCGTGAGTTGGAAATCCTTACCTTACTCATCCAAGGGAAAACGAACCAATCTATTGCAAGAGAGCTGTTTGTTGCTGAGGTGACGGTGCGCAAGCATTTGACAGCCTTGTATAAAAAACTTGATGTGAGGGGAAGGGCTGAAGCTGTTCGGCGGGCTCTTGAACTCGGTATTGCTTAA
- a CDS encoding ATP-binding protein, with product MTIQRDRYLQQLKDSRFNGQVKVITGLRRSGKSYLLFKIYYEYLLSTGVDRKSIIQIMLDDDTNEMLRDPDQLSKYIRSNITDTNQKYYVFLDEVQYAISVEEMKNPDKPIKLYSVLNGLLHLGNVDIYVTGSNSKFLSKDVMTEFRGRGDVIHVYPLSFKEFYDHVGGEKAETYEHYAMYGGMPFALSKHTDEKKMQYLSSLFTEVYFKDIVERYSIELQNILGQLTDSLCSSIGSLTNANKIARTIGSIRGNNVSSETIAKYIEYLSDSFLFKEAKRFDVKGKRYFHYPNKYYCTDIGLRNARLNFRQQEESHIMENIIFNELVLRGYQVDVGVVEITETTKNGDRRQKQCEIDFIASSGSTKYYIQAALHTEVGEKREKELRPFLNINDSFKKILVTKTYAKPWTDEKGILHIGLYTFLLDENSLKL from the coding sequence ATGACTATTCAAAGAGATAGGTATCTGCAACAACTTAAAGACAGCAGATTCAATGGACAAGTAAAGGTAATTACAGGGCTCAGACGGTCCGGGAAAAGCTATCTTCTTTTCAAAATCTACTATGAGTATCTTCTTTCAACTGGAGTCGACAGAAAGTCAATCATCCAAATCATGCTTGATGATGATACCAATGAAATGCTACGTGACCCAGACCAACTCTCCAAGTATATACGCTCGAATATTACCGATACCAACCAGAAGTATTATGTATTCCTTGATGAGGTACAGTATGCAATTTCTGTGGAGGAAATGAAAAACCCTGATAAACCAATCAAGTTGTACAGTGTTCTGAACGGGCTGTTACATCTAGGAAATGTTGATATATATGTAACAGGCAGTAACTCAAAATTCTTATCCAAAGATGTAATGACTGAGTTTCGTGGACGAGGAGACGTGATTCATGTCTATCCACTATCATTTAAAGAATTCTATGACCATGTGGGTGGAGAGAAGGCTGAAACATATGAGCACTATGCAATGTATGGGGGAATGCCCTTTGCCCTCTCAAAACATACTGATGAGAAGAAGATGCAATATCTTTCCAGCCTATTCACCGAAGTATATTTCAAGGATATTGTCGAGCGATATAGTATTGAGCTGCAGAACATACTCGGACAATTGACAGATTCACTCTGCTCATCAATCGGTTCTCTCACGAATGCGAATAAAATTGCGCGTACGATCGGGAGTATCAGAGGGAACAATGTATCCTCTGAGACAATAGCAAAATATATCGAGTATCTATCGGATTCGTTTCTCTTCAAAGAGGCCAAGCGTTTTGATGTAAAGGGGAAACGTTACTTTCATTATCCGAACAAATACTATTGCACAGATATTGGGCTGAGAAATGCACGCCTCAATTTCAGGCAACAAGAAGAAAGTCATATCATGGAGAATATCATATTCAACGAGTTGGTGCTAAGAGGGTACCAGGTTGATGTGGGTGTAGTCGAAATCACAGAAACAACTAAAAATGGAGACAGAAGACAGAAGCAATGTGAGATTGACTTTATAGCCAGTTCTGGATCAACAAAGTATTATATTCAAGCAGCTTTGCATACCGAGGTTGGAGAAAAAAGAGAAAAGGAGTTGAGACCATTTCTTAACATCAATGATTCATTTAAGAAGATACTGGTAACCAAAACATATGCAAAACCCTGGACCGATGAGAAAGGGATTCTTCATATAGGTCTCTATACATTTCTGTTGGACGAAAACAGTCTCAAGTTGTAA